A stretch of the Bradyrhizobium sp. CCBAU 53351 genome encodes the following:
- a CDS encoding helix-turn-helix domain-containing protein, with product MITSFQMRAARALLGIDQKTLAELAGVSLPTIQRMEASTGNVRGVVETLIKVVEAFDRAGVELIGEQVRSDSGGRGVRLKEPGPPRRVGA from the coding sequence GTGATTACGTCATTCCAGATGCGGGCAGCCCGCGCGCTGCTTGGCATTGACCAGAAAACCTTGGCCGAGCTTGCCGGCGTGTCATTGCCGACCATCCAGCGGATGGAGGCCTCGACCGGCAACGTGCGTGGCGTGGTCGAGACCCTGATCAAGGTGGTCGAGGCGTTCGACCGGGCCGGCGTCGAGCTGATCGGCGAGCAGGTCCGCAGCGACAGCGGCGGGCGTGGCGTTCGCCTCAAGGAGCCCGGGCCGCCGCGCCGCGTCGGAGCATGA
- a CDS encoding SulP family inorganic anion transporter, which produces MSITSDHTSRLHQLRRPSFAELYLPKLVTVWREGYGLEDFRADVFAGLTVAIVALPLSMAIAIASGVTPDRGLYTAVVGGFIASLLGGSRFQIGGPAGAFIVLVAATAERHGVDGVILATLMAGLILIAAGLLRVGTYIKFIPYPVTVGFTAGIAVIIFASQLRDLSGITLAGKEPSEFVPKLLALAGGLNTINPSAVAVAIVSIAIIAALRIWRPSWPGILIAVVFAAVVCAVFALPVETIGSRFGGIPRELPSPALPAFSLAKATAVLPDAIAFALLAAIESLLSAVVADGMTGRRHRSNCELVAQGAANIGSALFGGICVTGLIARTATNIRAGARGPLAGMLHAVFLLLFMLIAAPLASYIPLAALASVLVVVAWTMAEKHEFGTLLRSSWGDAVVLLATFLLTVFRDLTEGILVGFALGAVLFIHRMAEMTGIEERSPLVAADRPDDGNGERVPYDPALAVDRDVLVYRITGAFFFGAASAIGSVLDEVADKRKAFVVDFAAVPFLDSTAANVLRRVAAKAHRQGIKLFITGASPAVRRALLTHGVTPPRARYRTSLERAIADIKGGASEEAAAG; this is translated from the coding sequence ATGAGCATCACAAGCGATCACACGAGCCGGCTGCACCAGCTGCGTCGGCCGAGCTTTGCCGAACTCTATCTGCCGAAGCTGGTCACCGTCTGGCGTGAAGGCTACGGGCTCGAGGATTTCCGCGCCGACGTCTTTGCAGGCCTGACGGTTGCGATCGTGGCGCTGCCGCTGTCGATGGCGATCGCGATCGCCTCGGGCGTGACGCCGGACCGCGGCCTCTACACCGCGGTCGTCGGCGGCTTCATTGCCTCGCTGCTCGGCGGCAGCCGGTTCCAGATCGGCGGCCCTGCCGGCGCGTTCATCGTCCTGGTCGCGGCGACCGCGGAGCGCCATGGCGTCGACGGCGTCATCCTCGCCACCCTGATGGCGGGCCTTATCCTGATCGCGGCGGGCCTGCTCAGGGTCGGGACCTACATCAAGTTCATTCCCTATCCGGTGACGGTCGGCTTCACCGCCGGCATCGCCGTGATCATCTTCGCCAGCCAGCTCCGCGATCTCTCCGGCATCACGCTCGCGGGCAAGGAGCCCAGCGAATTCGTACCGAAACTCCTGGCGCTTGCCGGCGGCCTCAACACCATCAATCCGTCCGCCGTCGCAGTCGCCATCGTCAGCATTGCCATCATCGCGGCCTTGCGGATCTGGCGGCCGTCCTGGCCGGGGATCCTGATCGCGGTGGTGTTCGCGGCCGTCGTCTGTGCGGTGTTCGCGCTGCCGGTCGAGACCATCGGCTCGCGCTTCGGCGGCATTCCGCGCGAATTGCCCTCGCCGGCGTTGCCGGCGTTCTCGCTCGCGAAGGCGACCGCCGTGCTGCCGGACGCGATCGCGTTCGCGCTGCTGGCTGCCATCGAATCGCTGCTGTCCGCGGTGGTCGCCGACGGCATGACCGGGCGTCGTCACCGCTCCAATTGCGAGCTGGTGGCGCAAGGCGCGGCCAATATCGGCTCGGCGCTGTTCGGCGGCATCTGCGTCACCGGGCTGATCGCGCGTACCGCCACCAACATCCGCGCCGGCGCTCGCGGGCCGCTCGCGGGCATGCTGCATGCGGTCTTCCTGCTGCTGTTCATGCTGATCGCGGCGCCGCTGGCCAGCTACATCCCGCTCGCCGCGCTCGCCTCGGTGCTGGTCGTGGTGGCCTGGACCATGGCGGAGAAGCACGAGTTCGGCACGTTGCTTCGCTCGTCCTGGGGCGATGCCGTCGTGCTGCTCGCGACCTTCCTGCTGACGGTCTTCCGCGACCTGACGGAAGGCATCCTGGTCGGCTTCGCGCTCGGCGCGGTGCTGTTCATCCATCGCATGGCGGAGATGACGGGCATCGAGGAACGCTCGCCGCTGGTCGCGGCCGATCGTCCCGACGACGGCAATGGCGAGCGCGTGCCCTACGATCCCGCGCTGGCGGTCGATCGTGACGTGCTGGTCTATCGCATCACCGGCGCGTTCTTCTTCGGCGCGGCCTCCGCCATCGGAAGCGTGCTCGACGAGGTCGCCGACAAGCGCAAGGCCTTCGTGGTCGATTTCGCCGCGGTCCCGTTCCTGGATTCGACGGCAGCCAACGTGCTCCGCCGCGTCGCCGCCAAGGCGCACCGCCAGGGCATAAAGCTGTTCATCACAGGGGCCTCGCCCGCGGTCCGCCGCGCGCTGCTCACCCATGGCGTGACGCCGCCTCGCGCGCGCTATCGCACGAGCCTCGAGCGCGCGATCGCCGACATCAAGGGCGGCGCAAGCGAGGAGGCTGCGGCGGGCTGA
- a CDS encoding shikimate dehydrogenase encodes MTALKTPAACLIGWPAAHSRSPLIHHYWLRTLGIEGGYVIEAVPPEDLRDFVLRLSLRGFVGANVTIPHKEGVLALSVPDARAKAVGAANTLWFADGELRATNTDVEGFIGNLDASAPGWEAVEEALVLGAGGSSRAVVFGLLERGIKRVHLANRTTARAEALASQFGPSVHPLAWDAINDALPRAKLLVNTTSLGMHGQPSLEVDVTRLSPAAVVADLVYVPLVTPLLAAATARGLRTADGLGMLLHQAVRGFELWFGRRPEVTAELRALVEADLTKT; translated from the coding sequence ATGACCGCGCTCAAGACGCCTGCAGCCTGTCTGATCGGATGGCCGGCCGCGCATTCGCGCTCGCCGCTGATCCATCATTACTGGCTGCGCACGCTGGGCATCGAAGGCGGCTACGTCATCGAGGCGGTGCCGCCCGAGGACCTCAGGGATTTCGTGCTGCGGCTGTCGCTGCGCGGCTTCGTCGGCGCCAACGTCACCATCCCGCACAAGGAGGGCGTGCTGGCGCTGTCGGTGCCCGACGCCCGCGCCAAGGCCGTGGGCGCGGCCAACACGCTGTGGTTCGCCGATGGCGAGTTGCGCGCGACCAATACCGACGTCGAAGGCTTCATCGGCAATCTCGACGCCAGCGCGCCCGGCTGGGAGGCGGTCGAGGAGGCGCTGGTGCTGGGCGCCGGCGGTTCCTCGCGGGCGGTCGTGTTCGGGCTGCTCGAACGCGGCATCAAGCGCGTGCATCTCGCCAACCGCACCACCGCGCGGGCCGAGGCGCTGGCAAGCCAGTTTGGGCCGAGCGTGCATCCGCTGGCATGGGACGCGATCAACGACGCGCTGCCGCGCGCAAAACTTCTCGTGAACACGACTTCGCTCGGCATGCACGGCCAGCCGTCGCTCGAGGTCGATGTCACACGCCTGTCGCCGGCGGCAGTGGTTGCCGATCTCGTCTATGTTCCGCTGGTGACGCCGCTGCTCGCCGCCGCGACGGCGCGGGGTCTGAGGACCGCCGACGGGCTCGGCATGCTGCTGCATCAGGCGGTGCGCGGCTTCGAGCTGTGGTTCGGCCGGCGGCCGGAGGTCACGGCCGAGCTGCGCGCATTGGTCGAGGCCGATCTCACAAAGACTTGA
- a CDS encoding alpha-hydroxy acid oxidase, which translates to MKHITCIDDLRALHKRRVPKAFFDYCDRGSYAEETLRANREDMQAIKFRQRILVDVSKRDTSTTILGEPSTMPLMLAPVGLLGMQHGDGEIHACRAAQAAGIPFTQSTMSICSIEDIAASVEKPFWFQLYVMKDRGFIKELIQRAIAAKCSALVLTVDLQVIGQRHADIKNGMTVPPEWSLSKLLDFASKPAWVSGVLQGKRRTFGNIAGHVKNTEDLNRLAEWTASQFDTSLSWKDVEWVRSIWPGKLVIKGILDVEDAEEAAKTGAQALVVSNHGGRQLDGAPSSIEVLPEIADAVGDKMEIMFDGGIRSGQDVMRALALGAKSCMLGRAYAYGLGAGGQAGVAKAIDIIQKELLTTMGLCGVNRIDEIDDHIIAV; encoded by the coding sequence ATGAAGCATATTACCTGTATCGACGATCTTCGCGCCCTGCATAAGCGCCGCGTGCCGAAGGCGTTCTTCGACTATTGCGACCGCGGCTCCTATGCCGAGGAGACGCTGCGCGCCAACCGCGAGGACATGCAGGCGATCAAGTTCCGCCAGCGTATCCTGGTCGACGTCTCCAAGCGCGACACCTCGACCACCATCCTCGGCGAGCCCTCGACCATGCCGCTGATGCTGGCGCCCGTCGGCCTGCTCGGCATGCAGCATGGCGACGGCGAGATCCACGCCTGCCGCGCGGCGCAGGCCGCGGGTATCCCGTTCACGCAATCGACCATGTCGATCTGCTCGATCGAGGACATCGCCGCCAGCGTCGAGAAGCCGTTCTGGTTCCAGCTCTACGTCATGAAGGACCGCGGCTTCATCAAGGAATTGATCCAGCGCGCGATCGCGGCCAAGTGCAGCGCGCTGGTGTTGACCGTGGACCTGCAGGTGATCGGCCAGCGCCACGCCGACATCAAGAACGGCATGACGGTGCCGCCCGAATGGTCGCTGTCGAAGCTTTTGGATTTCGCCAGCAAGCCCGCCTGGGTCTCCGGCGTGCTGCAGGGCAAGCGCCGCACCTTCGGCAACATCGCCGGCCACGTGAAGAACACCGAGGATCTCAACCGCCTCGCCGAATGGACGGCGTCGCAATTCGACACCTCGCTGAGCTGGAAGGACGTCGAGTGGGTCCGCAGCATCTGGCCCGGCAAGCTGGTCATCAAGGGCATCCTCGACGTCGAGGACGCCGAGGAAGCCGCCAAGACCGGCGCGCAGGCCCTGGTCGTCTCCAACCATGGCGGCCGCCAGCTCGACGGCGCGCCGTCCTCGATCGAGGTGCTGCCGGAGATCGCGGACGCCGTCGGCGACAAGATGGAGATCATGTTCGACGGCGGCATCCGCTCCGGCCAGGACGTGATGCGCGCGCTCGCGCTCGGCGCAAAATCCTGCATGCTCGGCCGTGCCTATGCCTATGGCTTGGGAGCCGGCGGCCAGGCCGGCGTCGCCAAGGCCATCGACATCATCCAGAAGGAGCTGCTCACCACCATGGGCCTGTGCGGCGTCAACCGGATCGACGAGATCGACGATCATATCATCGCGGTGTAG
- the glmM gene encoding phosphoglucosamine mutase, with translation MSRKYFGTDGIRGRANGLITPELALKVGQAAGLAFQRGDHRHRVVIGKDTRLSGYMIEYAMVAGFTSVGMDVLLVGPMPTPAVAMLTKSMRADLGVMISASHNLFEDNGIKLFGPQGFKLSDDVERQIEQLLDEPIDKRLAQSASLGRARRIDGVHDRYIEFAKRTLPRDLSLDGLRVVIDCANGAAYKVVPEALWELGADVVPIGVEPDGFNINKDCGSTSPEALSRKVREMRADIGIALDGDADRVILVDERGHVVDGDQLLAVIAQSWKEDGRLSRPGIVATVMSNLGLERFLKGQGLDLVRTPVGDRYVLEQMLNGGYNLGGEQSGHIILSDYATTGDGFVAALQVLAVVQKLRRPVSEVCHRFDPLPQILKNVRHKGGKPLDDTDVKSAISDGEKRLNGHGRLLIRSSGTEPVIRVMGEGEDRILVEDVVDTIVTALGQAAA, from the coding sequence ATGAGCCGCAAATATTTCGGGACGGACGGGATCCGGGGCCGCGCCAACGGACTGATCACGCCGGAGCTCGCGCTCAAGGTCGGCCAGGCCGCAGGCCTTGCGTTTCAGCGCGGTGACCATCGCCACCGTGTCGTGATCGGCAAGGACACCCGCCTCTCCGGTTACATGATCGAATACGCGATGGTCGCCGGCTTCACCTCGGTCGGAATGGACGTGCTGCTGGTCGGCCCGATGCCGACGCCGGCGGTCGCCATGCTGACCAAGTCGATGCGCGCCGATCTCGGCGTCATGATCTCGGCGTCGCACAATCTGTTCGAGGACAACGGCATCAAGCTGTTCGGCCCGCAGGGCTTCAAGCTCTCCGACGACGTCGAGCGGCAGATCGAGCAGCTGCTCGACGAGCCCATCGACAAGCGGCTCGCACAGAGCGCGAGCCTGGGGCGCGCCCGCCGCATCGACGGCGTGCATGACCGCTACATCGAATTCGCCAAGCGCACGCTGCCGCGCGACCTTTCGCTCGACGGCCTGCGCGTCGTGATCGATTGCGCCAACGGCGCCGCCTACAAGGTGGTGCCGGAAGCGCTGTGGGAGCTGGGCGCGGACGTCGTGCCGATCGGCGTCGAGCCCGATGGCTTCAACATCAACAAGGATTGCGGTTCGACATCGCCGGAAGCGCTGTCGCGGAAGGTGCGCGAGATGCGCGCCGACATCGGCATCGCGCTCGACGGTGACGCCGATCGCGTCATCCTGGTCGACGAGCGCGGCCATGTCGTCGACGGCGACCAGCTGCTGGCGGTGATCGCGCAGAGCTGGAAGGAAGACGGTCGGCTGTCGCGCCCCGGCATCGTCGCCACCGTGATGTCCAATCTCGGCCTCGAGCGCTTCCTGAAAGGGCAGGGGCTCGATCTCGTCCGCACGCCGGTCGGCGACCGCTACGTGCTCGAGCAGATGCTGAACGGCGGCTACAATCTCGGCGGCGAGCAGTCCGGCCACATCATCCTGTCCGACTACGCCACCACCGGCGACGGCTTCGTGGCGGCGTTGCAGGTGCTGGCCGTGGTGCAGAAGCTGCGCCGCCCGGTATCCGAGGTCTGCCATCGCTTCGATCCGCTGCCGCAGATCCTCAAGAACGTCCGCCACAAGGGCGGCAAGCCGCTCGACGATACCGATGTGAAGTCGGCGATCTCCGACGGCGAGAAGCGGCTCAACGGCCACGGCCGCCTCTTGATCCGCTCCTCCGGCACCGAGCCCGTGATCCGCGTGATGGGCGAGGGCGAGGACCGCATCCTGGTCGAGGACGTCGTCGACACCATCGTTACGGCGCTGGGCCAGGCGGCGGCGTAA
- a CDS encoding MFS transporter produces the protein MNKPVVVSEETLTEPVVVADVAPGAKSAAEAAGPAYIVLAGISVSHFLNDTMQSLIASVYPILKDTYALDFAQIGMITLAFQFTASLLQPVVGHYTDKKAQPYSLAIGMASTFFGLLLLSVAQQYLVILVAAAFVGLGSAVFHPESARIARLASGGRYGFAQSVFQLGGSFGTSMGPVLAALIVVPFGQGSIAWFSSIAFLAIVILWRIGRWYAPQIKAKKMAAVQAHPDAPSSRRVVVALLVLVALLFSKQLYVSSLSSYYIFYLIDRFGVSTQAAQIYLFIFLAANAVGAFLGGPLGDRFGRKIVIWISILGALPFTLALPYAGLHASAVLSVIIGLIISSTTSSIIVFAQELVPHRFGMISGVFFGVAFGIGGLGAAVLGKLADHTSIEFVYQVCAYLPAIGLLAVFLPRLPRHTR, from the coding sequence TTGAACAAGCCTGTCGTCGTCTCAGAGGAAACGCTGACCGAGCCCGTCGTCGTCGCTGACGTCGCACCCGGCGCCAAGTCAGCTGCCGAGGCGGCAGGCCCGGCCTACATCGTGCTCGCCGGCATCAGCGTCTCGCACTTCCTCAACGACACCATGCAGTCGCTGATCGCCTCGGTGTATCCGATCCTGAAGGACACCTACGCGCTCGATTTCGCGCAGATCGGCATGATCACGCTGGCCTTCCAGTTCACCGCCTCGCTGCTGCAGCCCGTGGTCGGGCACTACACCGACAAGAAGGCACAGCCTTACTCGCTGGCGATCGGCATGGCCTCGACCTTCTTCGGCCTGCTGCTGCTCAGCGTCGCGCAGCAATATCTCGTCATCCTCGTCGCTGCGGCCTTCGTCGGTCTCGGCTCGGCGGTGTTTCACCCGGAGTCCGCGCGCATCGCGCGGCTCGCCTCAGGCGGCCGCTACGGCTTTGCGCAATCGGTGTTTCAGCTCGGTGGCAGTTTCGGCACCTCGATGGGGCCGGTGCTGGCGGCGCTGATCGTGGTGCCGTTCGGGCAGGGCAGCATCGCCTGGTTCTCCTCGATCGCGTTCCTCGCGATCGTCATCCTCTGGCGCATCGGCCGCTGGTACGCACCGCAGATCAAGGCAAAGAAGATGGCGGCGGTGCAGGCCCATCCGGACGCGCCGAGCTCGCGCCGCGTCGTCGTCGCACTGCTCGTGCTGGTCGCGCTGCTGTTCTCGAAGCAGCTCTACGTCTCGAGCCTGTCCAGCTACTACATCTTCTATCTGATCGACCGCTTCGGCGTGTCGACGCAGGCCGCGCAGATCTACCTCTTCATCTTCCTCGCGGCGAATGCGGTCGGCGCATTTCTCGGCGGGCCCCTGGGTGACCGCTTCGGCCGCAAGATCGTGATCTGGATTTCGATCCTGGGCGCGCTGCCGTTCACGCTGGCGCTGCCCTATGCCGGGCTCCATGCGAGCGCAGTGCTCAGCGTGATTATCGGCCTCATCATCTCCTCGACGACGTCGTCGATCATCGTGTTCGCGCAGGAGCTGGTGCCGCACCGTTTCGGCATGATCTCCGGCGTGTTCTTCGGCGTCGCCTTCGGCATCGGGGGCCTCGGGGCCGCCGTGCTCGGCAAGCTCGCAGACCACACCTCGATCGAGTTCGTCTATCAGGTCTGCGCTTATCTGCCGGCGATCGGCCTGCTTGCGGTGTTTCTGCCCAGGCTGCCGCGGCACACGCGTTAA
- a CDS encoding outer membrane protein, with product MRSVKSLLAAGAATLISSMAFAADMPIAAPPPMYAPPAPPADFGGWYLRGDIGFSNQKTSDLHYGRESAYSQLTSFDQKTSFDTAGIYGVGVGYRFNNWFRADVTGQYRGNSNFKGTDRFTGTAGGVAYNGIDNYGASKSEWLVLANAYVDLGTWWCITPFVGAGVGGARVSISNFTDTGTNSLPFSTTSFATAPTGSQWNFAWAAHAGLAYKVNPNLVLELAYSYVDLGPGQTGVLSDYTGATTNNVFKFKDITSHDLKLGVRWNLDSPPAYAPPPLVTKG from the coding sequence ATGCGTAGCGTTAAGTCTCTCCTTGCCGCGGGTGCGGCAACCCTGATCTCGTCGATGGCGTTCGCCGCCGATATGCCGATCGCGGCGCCCCCTCCCATGTACGCGCCGCCGGCTCCGCCCGCCGACTTCGGAGGCTGGTATCTGCGCGGCGACATCGGCTTCAGCAATCAGAAGACCAGTGATCTTCACTACGGTCGCGAGTCCGCCTATTCGCAGCTCACGTCGTTCGATCAGAAGACGTCGTTCGATACCGCCGGCATCTACGGCGTGGGCGTCGGCTACCGCTTCAACAACTGGTTCCGCGCCGACGTGACCGGACAATATCGCGGCAACTCGAATTTCAAGGGCACGGATCGTTTCACCGGCACCGCGGGCGGTGTTGCCTATAACGGAATCGACAACTACGGCGCCAGCAAGTCCGAATGGCTGGTCCTGGCCAACGCGTATGTCGATCTCGGTACGTGGTGGTGCATCACGCCGTTCGTCGGCGCCGGCGTCGGCGGCGCGCGGGTCTCGATCTCGAATTTCACCGACACGGGCACCAACAGCCTGCCGTTCTCCACCACGAGCTTCGCCACGGCTCCGACCGGCTCGCAGTGGAATTTCGCCTGGGCGGCTCATGCGGGTCTTGCCTACAAGGTCAATCCGAACCTGGTCCTCGAACTCGCCTACAGCTATGTCGATCTGGGCCCGGGCCAGACCGGAGTGCTGTCGGATTACACCGGCGCGACGACCAACAACGTCTTCAAATTCAAGGATATCACCTCGCACGACCTCAAGCTCGGCGTGCGCTGGAACCTCGACAGCCCGCCGGCCTACGCGCCGCCGCCGCTCGTCACCAAGGGCTGA
- a CDS encoding outer membrane protein, whose product MRGLLLAAVMLGTVSAAHAADMPDLPILRGSFTDGLTNARPNWQGYYVGGQGDYGTITSKVSSTINSDLQSTFVTPGPGYNWQPLGAAQSSTAGYGVFAGYNGQWDDVVLSIEANYIHGGFKSTSSSTGLAFDNNTVAATTKVSAVVAIPDFGSLRMRAGYAWGCFLPYAFFGGGLGSQTVDRYAAAWPSPARPATTFATKTKLVYGYSAGAGVDVMLVGGLFARAEYEYQRVTADIESNIHSVRAGLGYKF is encoded by the coding sequence ATGCGTGGGCTTTTGTTGGCAGCAGTGATGTTGGGGACGGTGTCAGCTGCGCACGCGGCCGACATGCCGGATCTGCCGATCCTGCGCGGCAGCTTCACCGACGGCCTGACCAATGCCCGGCCGAATTGGCAGGGCTACTACGTCGGTGGTCAGGGTGACTACGGCACGATCACCTCGAAAGTCTCCTCGACGATCAACAGCGATCTGCAATCGACTTTCGTCACTCCCGGGCCAGGCTACAATTGGCAGCCGCTTGGCGCCGCGCAGAGCAGCACGGCCGGTTACGGCGTGTTTGCCGGATATAACGGGCAATGGGACGACGTGGTTCTCAGCATCGAGGCGAATTACATCCATGGCGGCTTCAAGTCGACCTCGAGCTCGACGGGACTGGCGTTCGACAACAATACCGTCGCCGCCACCACGAAGGTCTCCGCGGTCGTCGCGATACCGGACTTCGGCTCGCTGCGCATGCGTGCCGGCTATGCCTGGGGATGCTTCCTGCCCTACGCTTTCTTCGGCGGTGGCCTCGGCAGTCAGACCGTCGACCGTTACGCCGCGGCATGGCCCTCGCCGGCACGGCCGGCGACGACGTTCGCTACCAAGACCAAGCTGGTTTATGGCTATTCGGCCGGCGCCGGCGTCGACGTCATGCTGGTCGGGGGACTGTTCGCCCGTGCCGAATATGAATACCAGCGCGTGACGGCGGACATCGAATCGAACATCCACTCCGTTCGCGCCGGCCTCGGCTACAAGTTCTGA
- a CDS encoding glutathione S-transferase family protein, translating to MKIYGDSNSGNCLKVKWVCDHLAVPYQWIEIDTRKGETRTPQFLAMNGAGQVPAVQFDDGRTLAQSNAIIRYLARDSVLVPRDAFTAAKMDEWLFWEQYSHEPYVAVCRFLLVYLGKHVSELDPDKVKRGYAALDRMEQHLSASRFFAGEAVSLADVSLLAYTRLAHEGGFDLGRHASVRRWIGETEAFLGLPPAR from the coding sequence ATGAAGATCTACGGCGACAGCAATTCCGGAAACTGCCTGAAGGTGAAATGGGTCTGCGATCATCTCGCAGTGCCCTATCAGTGGATCGAGATCGACACGCGCAAGGGCGAGACGCGCACCCCGCAATTCCTTGCGATGAACGGCGCCGGCCAGGTGCCCGCTGTGCAATTCGACGACGGCCGCACGCTGGCGCAGTCCAACGCCATCATCCGCTATCTCGCCCGCGACAGCGTGCTGGTTCCGCGCGACGCCTTTACAGCCGCGAAGATGGACGAATGGCTGTTCTGGGAACAGTACAGCCACGAGCCCTATGTCGCGGTGTGCCGCTTCCTCCTCGTCTATCTCGGCAAGCACGTCTCCGAGCTCGATCCCGACAAGGTCAAGCGCGGCTATGCGGCGCTCGACCGCATGGAGCAGCATCTTTCGGCCAGCCGCTTCTTCGCCGGTGAGGCGGTTTCGCTCGCCGACGTTTCGCTGCTCGCCTATACCCGCCTGGCGCATGAGGGCGGCTTCGATCTCGGCCGCCATGCTTCCGTCCGCCGCTGGATCGGCGAAACTGAGGCGTTTCTCGGTCTTCCGCCGGCGCGCTGA
- a CDS encoding GNAT family N-acetyltransferase has product MNAVSVSIRIARRDDVPAIVAMLADDHLGRARERVEDPLPAAYYDAFARVERDPNLTLVVAESEGRVVGCLQLAILPGISSQGGSRGLLEDVRVATDCRSRGIGEQLVQWAVTEAKARGCNLVELLTHHTRTDAQRFYARLGFTASHVGMTVRF; this is encoded by the coding sequence ATGAACGCCGTATCCGTCTCCATTCGCATCGCGCGCCGCGACGACGTTCCCGCCATCGTGGCGATGCTGGCCGACGATCATCTCGGCCGCGCGCGCGAGCGCGTGGAGGATCCGTTGCCGGCTGCCTATTACGATGCCTTCGCGCGGGTCGAGCGCGATCCTAATCTCACGCTCGTGGTGGCCGAGAGCGAGGGCAGGGTGGTCGGCTGCCTGCAACTCGCGATCCTGCCGGGCATCAGCTCGCAAGGCGGCAGTCGCGGCCTGCTCGAAGACGTGCGCGTTGCCACTGATTGCCGCAGCCGCGGCATCGGCGAGCAGCTGGTGCAATGGGCGGTGACGGAAGCAAAGGCACGCGGCTGCAATCTGGTCGAATTGCTGACGCACCACACGCGAACCGACGCGCAGCGCTTCTACGCGCGGCTCGGATTCACAGCGAGCCACGTCGGTATGACTGTCCGCTTTTGA
- a CDS encoding phosphoserine transaminase codes for MTVAKPASRPNVPHFSSGPCAKRPGWNAQNLKDAALGRSHRAKVGKTKLKLAIDLTREVLEVPADYRIGIVPASDTGAVEMALWSLLGARPVTTLAWESFGEGWVSDIVKELKLKDVTKLNAAYGEIPDLSKVDPKSDVVFTWNGTTSGVRVPNADWISATREGLTICDATSAAFAQPLDWAKLDVVTFSWQKALGGEAAHGMLILSPRAVERLETYKPAWPLPKIFRMTKGGKINEGIFVGETINTPSMLCVEDYLDALNWAKSIGGLKALIARADANTKVLADWKAKTPWIDFLAKDAAIRSNTSVCLKFTDPAITSLSEDAQADFSKKLVALIEKEGAGYDFAYYRDAPAGLRIWCGATVEAKDVELLTQWIDWAFAETKAALAKAA; via the coding sequence ATGACTGTAGCGAAGCCCGCTTCGCGGCCCAACGTGCCGCATTTCTCCTCCGGCCCCTGCGCCAAGCGCCCCGGCTGGAACGCCCAAAATCTCAAGGACGCAGCGCTCGGCCGCTCGCATCGCGCGAAGGTCGGCAAGACCAAGCTCAAGCTCGCGATCGATTTGACACGCGAGGTGCTCGAGGTGCCCGCCGATTACCGCATCGGCATCGTGCCGGCCTCCGATACCGGCGCGGTCGAGATGGCGCTTTGGTCGCTGCTGGGTGCGCGGCCCGTCACCACGCTCGCCTGGGAATCCTTCGGCGAGGGCTGGGTCAGCGACATCGTCAAGGAATTGAAGCTCAAGGACGTCACCAAGCTGAACGCAGCCTATGGTGAAATCCCCGATCTCTCCAAGGTCGATCCGAAGTCCGACGTCGTCTTCACCTGGAACGGTACCACCTCAGGCGTGCGCGTGCCGAACGCCGATTGGATCAGCGCGACCCGCGAAGGCCTGACCATCTGCGACGCGACGTCTGCAGCGTTCGCGCAGCCGCTCGACTGGGCCAAGCTCGACGTCGTCACCTTCTCCTGGCAGAAGGCGCTCGGCGGTGAAGCCGCGCACGGCATGCTGATCCTGTCGCCCCGTGCAGTGGAACGGCTCGAGACCTACAAGCCGGCCTGGCCGCTGCCGAAGATCTTCCGCATGACCAAGGGCGGCAAGATCAACGAAGGCATCTTCGTCGGCGAGACCATCAACACGCCGTCGATGCTCTGCGTCGAGGATTATCTCGACGCGCTGAACTGGGCCAAGTCGATCGGCGGCCTCAAGGCGCTGATTGCGCGTGCCGACGCCAACACCAAGGTGCTCGCCGACTGGAAGGCGAAAACGCCCTGGATCGACTTCCTGGCCAAGGACGCGGCGATCCGCTCCAACACCTCGGTGTGCCTCAAGTTCACCGACCCCGCGATCACCTCGCTGTCCGAGGATGCGCAGGCCGACTTCTCCAAGAAGCTGGTTGCGCTGATCGAGAAGGAAGGCGCCGGTTACGACTTCGCCTATTACCGCGATGCCCCGGCGGGCCTGCGTATCTGGTGCGGCGCCACCGTCGAAGCCAAGGACGTCGAGCTGCTGACGCAGTGGATCGATTGGGCCTTCGCCGAGACCAAGGCCGCGCTCGCCAAGGCAGCGTAA